From a single Loxodonta africana isolate mLoxAfr1 chromosome 9, mLoxAfr1.hap2, whole genome shotgun sequence genomic region:
- the BARX1 gene encoding homeobox protein BarH-like 1 — protein sequence MQRPGEPGAALYGPAEGCADHRPHRYRSFMIEEILTEPPGPKGAAPTAAAAAAAGELLKFGVQALLAARPFHSHLAVLKAEQAAVFKFPLAPLSCSGLGSALLAAGPGLPSAAGTPHLPLELQLRGKLEAPGPGEPGAKAKKGRRSRTVFTELQLMGLEKRFEKQKYLSTPDRIDLAESLGLSQLQVKTWYQNRRMKWKKIVLQGGGLESPTKPKGRPKKNSIPTSEQLTEQERAKEAEKPAEAPGKLNDRSRDD from the exons ATGCAGCGGCCGGGGGAGCCTGGCGCCGCGCTCTACGGCCCGGCCGAGGGCTGTGCGGACCACCGGCCACACCGTTACCGCAGCTTCATGATCGAGGAGATCCTCACCGAGCCGCCCGGGCCCAAGGGCGCTGCGCCCACCGCCGCCGCGGCTGCCGCCGCGGGCGAGCTGCTCAAGTTCGGCGTGCAGGCGCTGCTGGCGGCCCGGCCCTTCCACAGCCACCTGG CCGTCCTGAAGGCCGAGCAAGCTGCTGTGTTCAAGTTCCCTCTGGCGCCACTCAGCTGTTCCGGGCTAGGGTCAGCACTGCTGGCCGCAGGGCCTGGGCTGCCCAGTGCTGCGGGCACGCCGCACCTGCCGCTGGAACTGCAGCTCCGCGGGAAGCTGGAGGCGCCGGGCCCAGGGGAGCCGGGTGCCAAGGCCAAGAAGGGACGCCGGAGCCGCACTGTATTCACCGAGTTGCAGCTGATGGGCCTGGAGAAACGTTTCGAGAAGCAGAAGTACCTCTCCACGCCTGACAG AATAGATCTCGCTGAGTCCCTGGGCCTGAGCCAGTTGCAGGTGAAGACGTGGTATCAGAATCGAAGGATGAAGTGGAAGAAAATA GTGCTGCAGGGCGGCGGCCTGGAGTCCCCGACAAAGCCGAAGGGGCGGCCCAAGAAGAACTCCATCCCCACGAGCGAGCAGCTCACGGAGCAGGAGCGCGCCAAGGAGGCGGAGAAGCCGGCGGAGGCGCCGGGCAAGCTCAACGACAGGAGCCGCGATGACTGA